From the Musa acuminata AAA Group cultivar baxijiao chromosome BXJ3-7, Cavendish_Baxijiao_AAA, whole genome shotgun sequence genome, one window contains:
- the LOC135584108 gene encoding calmodulin calcium-dependent NAD kinase-like, which yields MHKDGISKLVLLHLFGVTVAGAAAAAVRYHRQRKQRPTTTMDLRLMPRLVLTDSGRVEELERFSHYVARQMGFEDMNECPQLCKLARDYLKTNKGCEDNIFAFFANEPNPESLYVKLVEELDKCILAYFAFHWNHATLLVSQVMSADSPKKKLKNFVMEATRKLRFERVTKDLKVTRVFSTLVEEMKAIGIESRCTDVMVPAALSDRSPVLLLMGGGMGAGKSTVLKDILKEAFWSGAAANAVVVEADAFKETDVIYRAISSRGHHNDMLQTAELVHQSSTDAASSLLVTALNEGRDVIMDGTLSWEPFVQQTIAMARNVHRQRYRMGVGYKVVDDGTITENYWEPAEDDDDEDEEYKSKDRKPYRIELVGVVCDAYLAVVRGIRRAIIMGRAVRVKSQLKSHHMFANAFPRYCQLVDNARLYSTNTMGSAKLIGWKDGSSSLLVDPREISCLENVKELNEEADSIYQLYPRSNTSCGSTSIWNEMVMSPTRTLIQQELKAAVKAIESRGS from the exons ATGCACAAGG ATGGGATCTCCAAGCTCGTCCTCCTCCACCTCTTCGGGGTCACGGTCGCaggcgcggcggcggcggcggtgcgaTACCACCGGCAGAGGAAGCAGCGGCCGACGACGACGATGGATCTCAGGCTGATGCCACGGCTGGTGCTGACGGATTCCGGCCGGGTGGAGGAGCTAGAGCGGTTCTCCCACTATGTTG CAAGGCAGATGGGGTTTGAGGACATGAACGAGTGCCCTCAGCTTTGCAAGTTGGCACGTGATTACCTCAAGACAAATAAGGGGTGTGAGGACAACATATTTGCCTTCTTTGCCAATGAGCCAAACCCTGAATCCCTCTATGTGAAGCTTGTAGAAGAGCTGGACAAATGCATACTGGCCTATTTTGCATTCCACTGGAACCATGCAACTCTTCTTGTTAGTCAG GTAATGAGTGCTGACAGCCCCAAAAAGAAGCTCAAGAATTTTGTTATGGAGGCCACAAG GAAACTGAGGTTCGAGAGGGTGACAAAAGACCTGAAGGTGACAAGagtgttctctacactggtggagGAGATGAAGGCCATCGGAATCGAATCCCGCTGCACCGACGTCATGGTTCCGGCGGCCCTCTCCGACCGCAGCCCGGTTCTGCTCCTGATGGGTGGTGGGATGGGAGCTGGCAAGAGCACCGTGCTCAAGGATATACTAAAGGA GGCTTTCTGGTCCGGAGCGGCGGCGAACGCTGTGGTGGTGGAAGCCGACGCGTTTAAAGAGACAGATGTCATTTACCGCGCCATCAGCTCCAGAGGCCATCACAACGACATGTTGCAGACCGCTGAACTG GTCCACCAGTCATCAACAGACGCGGCTTCCTCCCTCCTGGTGACCGCACTGAACGAAGGTCGAGACGTGATCATGGATGGCACCCTCTCGTGGGAGCCATTCGTGCAGCAAACCATCGCCATGGCACGGAACGTCCACCGGCAGCGCTACCGGATGGGAGTCGGATACAAAGTCGTCGACGACGGGACCATCACGGAGAACTACTGGGAACCGGcagaggacgacgacgacgaagacgaaGAATACAAGTCCAAGGACAGGAAGCCTTACAGGATTGAGCTGGTTGGAGTTGTCTGTGATGCCTATCTCGCAGTAGTTAGAGGGATCAG GAGAGCTATAATAATGGGGAGAGCAGTCAGGGTGAAGTCACAGTTGAAGTCCCACCACATGTTCGCCAATGCCTTCCCAAGATACTGTCAGCTCGTCGACAATGCCAGGCTCTACTCCACCAACACCATGGGATCGGCCAAG CTGATAGGGTGGAAAGACGGAAGCAGCAGTCTGCTGGTAGATCCCCGAGAGATCAGCTGCCTGGAGAACGTGAAAGAGTTAAACGAGGAGGCCGATTCCATCTATCAACTCTACCCTCGGTCCAACACCAGTTGTGGGTCTACTTCGATTTGGAATGAGATGGTGATGTCGCCGACGAGAACACTGATCCAGCAAGAACTGAAGGCGGCCGTCAAAGCGATCGAGAGTCGTGGATCATGA